A window of the Acidobacteriota bacterium genome harbors these coding sequences:
- a CDS encoding HAD-IIIA family hydrolase, whose protein sequence is MEGLKAALGEIDGAAFERAAALLLEARTRERQVFIIGNGGSAAAASHMACDLAKGTVDHRTPGFRRFRVISLTDNMALATAIGNDLSFDDVFVEQLRGLGNQGDLLFVISASGNSPNLLRAIEWAKSAGVTTIGLLGFGGGKARELVDLALVVSSRNYGIAEDFHLTAQHVLTQYLRRALAGPAQPVLFLDRDGVINVRPAAHEYVLAWDDFRFLDGALEALRGVASLGYRMLVITNQQGVGKGLISPTTLAEIHGSMVQALGRGGVPIDGVFCCPHLETEDCACRKPRPGLIHQAITEVGYLVDTGRSYFLGDSASDVVAGAAAGLRTIYFASNGTPPTAVQPSHVVSSLAEVVPLLAAAHTKT, encoded by the coding sequence GTGGAAGGCCTGAAGGCCGCCCTCGGCGAGATCGATGGAGCGGCGTTTGAACGCGCGGCTGCCCTGCTCCTCGAGGCGCGTACCCGCGAACGGCAGGTGTTCATCATCGGGAACGGCGGTAGCGCTGCAGCCGCGTCTCACATGGCATGCGACCTGGCCAAGGGGACGGTCGACCATCGCACGCCTGGATTCCGTCGCTTTCGGGTCATCAGTCTCACCGACAACATGGCCCTTGCGACGGCGATAGGCAACGACCTGTCCTTCGACGACGTCTTCGTGGAGCAACTTCGCGGTCTCGGCAACCAGGGCGACCTGCTGTTCGTGATCTCGGCATCCGGTAACTCGCCGAACCTGTTGCGCGCCATCGAATGGGCGAAGAGCGCGGGCGTGACGACGATTGGCCTGCTCGGCTTCGGCGGCGGGAAGGCGCGCGAGCTCGTGGATCTTGCGCTCGTGGTCTCGAGCCGGAACTATGGCATTGCCGAGGACTTCCATCTGACGGCCCAGCACGTGCTGACCCAGTATCTGCGTCGAGCGCTGGCAGGACCTGCCCAGCCAGTGCTCTTTCTCGACCGAGACGGCGTGATCAATGTGCGCCCGGCCGCGCACGAGTACGTCCTGGCCTGGGACGACTTCCGCTTTCTGGACGGCGCCCTCGAGGCACTTCGTGGAGTCGCCAGTCTGGGATACCGGATGCTCGTCATCACCAATCAGCAGGGGGTGGGCAAGGGCTTGATCTCGCCGACGACGCTTGCCGAGATCCACGGGAGTATGGTGCAGGCGCTGGGACGGGGCGGGGTACCGATTGACGGGGTGTTCTGCTGTCCTCACCTCGAGACTGAGGACTGTGCCTGTCGCAAGCCTCGGCCGGGCCTGATCCACCAGGCGATTACGGAGGTCGGGTATCTCGTCGACACCGGCCGGTCGTATTTTTTGGGCGACTCGGCGTCGGATGTCGTCGCTGGCGCAGCCGCCGGTCTCCGGACCATATACTTCGCATCGAA